Part of the Bacteriovorax stolpii genome, TGTAGAGGTTAGCGTATTTTTCTTCAAGGAGTTTTATGACCTGCTCTTCAGGCTTGCGTGAGCAACTCATAAAAATGCCAAGAAGTAATAAAACTAAAAATAAATTATTGCGGGCGTGGTCCATAAAGCATCGCACTTCCAAAAAATGTATAGAACAGTTGAGTTCTGTCGTTTGGATCTATGGTAGCCGATCTTGCGTTAGATTGGTATGCAGGAATTGTATTCTTCTTCCAGCTCGCCCCGCCGTTAGAAGTGTAATACATTCCTCCGTTCCCCCAGGTTCCATCAACCGTGTGCAGCCCGTTCACGTAAACTGATGAAGGGTCTTCCTGATCCAGAGTCACCGAAGTTGGGTGTGTAAACTGCATCTGGCGGCTCCATGTGGCCCCTCTATCCGTACTCTTCCAAACTCCAGTGGCCAGCCAGTTAGAGTTGTTTTCGTAGTCTACCAAATAAAGTGTTCCTCTATTGCTCCCATTAGAAAAATCTACAGCAAAAGCTGTCGGGTAATACCAAAGTTTAGTATTGGCATCCACACCTGCTGGACGGTTAACTGTCCCTCTTAAAAGCGTCCACGACGATCCACCAGGGGCCAGGTAATAAATCCCGGTGCTCGCCTGATTTGTGAAGCTAGGAGCATTTCCCGTCACCAGAGCATAGACTCCGCCAGTGTCCGGGTCCACTTCAATTTGTGGAATGATTTTATCTCCGGCCGGAAGACCTGTATTAAAGAAGGACCAAGAAGATCCTCCATCCGTGCTTCTCGCGATACCTGAACCATGAGCTCCAGCATAAAGCGTATTTGTATTATCATCGTACCCAATTGAAAGAAACTGACGATTAAAAGTTGAGTTATTAGGTGAGATTCTCGTCCAACTCACTCCTCTGTTGCTCGACTTATAAACTCCTCCTTCATCACCACTGGCCGCGTTTGCATGCCACTCCATTGGATAATCGTGTTGTGATCCTGAAACTGCAAAAACGATTTGATCATTGTTCGGGTCAAAAGCATAATCGTAGTTGCTGTTATAAGCGACTTTGGTGATTCTATAAGTCTTCCCACCATCTTCTGTCATCATCCCGCCCATATCGGCCATGGCCGCATAACCAATTTGCGAATTTGTCGGGTGAAATTTAAAACGATAGACACTTGTGACTTCTAACCCTGTAGACTTCCACTTCTTGCCTTTTGCTCTAGTTCCAGTGTCAGCGTATTTAGTAAAAGGAGCATTCCAGAAGTCTCCGCCATTTTTAGATGTGTGAAGGAAGTAATAACCAGTTCCTCCCATCGTGGCCGCTGATCTTAAGTGCATATCAAAACTTTCATATCCACTATCGTCCCATCCAATATCTAAAGCGGCAGCACTGTATTCCAGTTTGTCTTGTCCCCATGGCGCATATGGAGTGACGTCATAATTGTATTGATTAAGTTTTAGCGTCCAGCTTGCTCCGGCATCTGTGCTCTTCCAGACTTTTGTACCGTACTGGCGAATCCACTCAGTCGATCCTGTCACAACGATAATGTTGGAATTGTTTTCGGCCATCTTAATATAGTCACCACCTTCTTTACTTGTTCTGGTGAATGACATTGCTTCGTTACCAATCCAAACATAACCGCAGTGAGCGTAATGAGCATTCATGCTGGTTGCGCCCCAGTCGTTGGCAAAACCAGCAACTGATGAACAAGCACTTGCTCCATTGTTATCGATAAAAGCAAAAGTGATTTTGTTCTCATCACGTCCGGCAGTGAACGCTCTGATTTGAGTTGATCCAGAAGGAAGATAAACGCGGCTGAAACTTGATCCCTGATTAACAGATTTCCAAATCCCAGTTGGAGTTGCATGATAAATAATGTGACCGTCTGTATGGTAATCAATATATGTTCCGCGCGCCTCTCCCGAAACTCCAGAAAGCTTGGCCCATGTCACTCCGGCATCACGGCTTTGCCAAAGACCAGTCGTTGTTCCAGCGTACATATATTTGGCGTCGTAACTATTTGCTCGCCAGTACTTAATTTTTTCTCCACTCGCTAAAGCAAAGGCCGTAATGCGAGACCATGTCACACCGGCGTCTTCACTTCTCATCGGCGTTCTTCCGGCCGGAGCATGAAAGACAATGTCAGTATCTGGAGAGAAACCAATTCCGACAGCGCTGTCTAGATCAGATGAATAGGTTGTCTGAAAATGATTAACAGGAATCCATGAGAGACCTCTATTGATACTTCTAAAGAGTGTCCCCATATCCGTTCCAACAAACCACAATGAACTATAAGGAGAGATTGAAAAGCCGCTCATCGCTCCACCGCCGCCGATCCCGCGTGGTTCATAAATATGAGTGTTAGGGTCGTCTGGAAATTGATACTCAGAGATGGTCTTGAAAACAAATCCTGAAGTGTTGGTATGTTCTTCAATGACTCCACCACCACCAGTTGTTTCAGTAGGTGTTGATCCTCCACCATTTCCTGAATCACTTTGTTTACAAGAGAAAATAACAAAGAGAGATAAAAGACAAAGCAATAATTGCTTACGAGGTAAGTACATCATGAACTTCTCCGTTAATTTGCAGGTTAATAAGAGAGACATTTTCAAATTTTATCTGCAAAAGAAGCATGCTTATGAGCATCATAAAAATCTGGCAGATTCTGCCTACATAGGGCATTTATTTAACGGAGTCAGAATGACTCCAAAGTGACAACATTTTGTGGCTAAAATAAAAAAGCCTCTCGAATGAGAGGCTTTTTCAAGGTCATTTAAAATGTCTGTATTTAAATAGATTACGAAATTAATTTTTTAAAAACTTCATGAATGACACCATTTTGATGGCCGTATAGTAACTGATCAAAATGTTAAACACTACAGAGTTTCTTTGATCGATGTAATAAATATCGTATTGGATCTTCTCGCTAGCTGTCGCATCGTATGGAAGACAGATTTGTGCAAGACCTGTAATACCAGGTTTGACTTCGCGACGACGAGTGTATTTCACGATTTCTTTTTCATAAATTTCTACGAATTCTGGTCTTTCTGGACGAGGTCCAACGAAAGACATATCGCCTTTAAGAACATTCAACAATTGTGGAAGTTCATCAAGGTGACTAGCGCGAAGAAACTTTCCAAGAGTCGTAATTCTTGGGTCGTTCTTTGAAGCAAGAACAGCACCTGTCTTTGCTTCTGCATTTTCAATCATTGTGCGGAATTTATAAATTGAAAAATTCTTTCCGTCTTTTCCAACTCTCGTTTGTGAGTAAAGAATTTTTCCACCCATGCTGACTTTGATAGCTGCTGCTACAATAATCATAATCGGTGCAAAAAGTGCTAGAAGAAAAATAGCAAAGCCTGCTTCAAAAATAGTAACTGCCTTCTCTCCCATCGTCAGGTGCTTGAATAAGTAACTTTCCGTGTAGAAAAAGCTTTTCATATCAAATTTTTCAATGTCTAAAGTTCCATTGCTTGATACCGCTAAATTACTCATACTCGCTCCGATCAAAAGATTTGCGCACTTATTTTTTGTGGCCAATTAAATACCATAATCAGTTTCTGAGTGGCCAAATTAATGATCGACCCAGTAATAATTACTAGGGCATGGAGCAAGCTTAATACCATGTGGATAACTTTATAGAGGACGCTCTGCACTCAAAGGACTTATAGACCTTTATGAAATTTAGACAAAGATGAGCTTTAGGGGCACTCAGAAAGTTTGCCCCATATGACGAAAGGAATACGGATTCTTTACTATTACAAGATTGTGTCAAGGACCACAATTGCGTCGATCCCACAGACATTTAAAAGCCCTAGCTGGCCGATAACCACGCTGGCAGAGGCATAACTGCTAGTGCGGAGTTTCTCTTTAAGGGCATATAATCCATCCATAAGCGGAAGGCAGATGTAGGCCTTCAGGCGGTCAAGAACCGGGTTGGTTCCTACTGCTTTTGGAGTAATCCCCAGGCGTCTCATGCGATGGTTGAATTTCATCGCCTGACTCCACATCAATGTTTCATCTGTGTGATAAAAAATTGAAATGGTAATCGAGATATCGTATAAGCCATTTTTTACGTAATGACCTGAAGTAAAAGGGATATGAACGGCTTCACCACTCTTAAAATTATACTTATGAGCAGACTTATCTTTTTCCTCCGTCCATTCCTGAACGCTGTCTTTATGATCCATATAGGATTCAAGTTCTTTATGAGGGATAATACCCTCTACTCTTGGAGGAAATACAGCGAGCTCTTTACTGCCGCGAATTTGGAAAATAAAGTTTGAATAGCGGTCAAAGTGAAACGGAGTCACAGCTCCTGGTGAAGCAATAAAAAGCCATAACATTGGCTCAAGCGGCTTCGTTCCAGTGCCATTTTTTTTCATTAAGACTCCAACGTCGTGGCAGATATTTTCAAATAAGTTTTTAAATGAAGGGTGTAGCTCTGGATTTCTAACAGCAATATAAGCGCTTCCAGTTCTGATATTTTCGATGACTTCGTTTAAATCAAAACCTTTTTTTCCTTCTCTCAAAATATGTTCGAAGTCTGTTTTTAGATTGCTTAGTCCCTTTGAAAACATCACCTTCTCTTCTGGAAGAGAAGTGATCACTTCTCTTCCAGAAGAGAAGTGATCACTTCTGAAAGGTTTTCAAATGTCAGTGCAGGGTGATCAGCGAGGTTGTGAGTAAATTCGAAAGACTGTTGATCCAGATTTTTTGGATCAATAGCACCCTTTAAACACTTCATGTCCTTCATCACTATACCTCGGTTAAAAATATGGATGTAGGTTTATAGCGTCCTTCAGGATTGTATGCCAGCCCAAACAAAAAACAGTGTAAAAGTTTACCAGACTAAAGGCCTGAAACTAGAAAAAGAGCACCAGGATCTTCTTGGCCACGATAAACATCCCGTCTACCGCCGGTAAAAGGCCTGCTTTTAGCCTGTCAACAAGGGGTGAGTTCCCCACGGCCTTGGGTTTTAGTCCAAAACGTCTAAGCCTATTATTGAGCTTCATGGCACTTGTCCATTTCATCGTCTCATTTGAGTGGAAGAAAATCGACATAGTAATTGAAATGTCCTCCGGCCCATTTTTTACGTAGTGACCAGAGACAAAAGGAATGTGAACGGCCTCTCCGGCCTTAAAATTAAATTTGTGAGCAAAACGATCGAGCTCCTCTCGCCACGGTGGAAGAGCTGAGGCCCTCTCCAGGTAGGTTTCAATGTCTTTAGCGCTAATAATCTCTTCTACTCGAGGAGGAAAAACAGCAAGCTCTTTGCTTCCGCGAATCTGGAAAATGAAATTAGAAGAGCGGTCAAAATGAAAAGGAGTAATGGCATTAGGAGAAGCAATGAAGAGCCAGATCATGGGCTCCAATACCTTGTTGCCTGTTTTATTTAATTTGAGCAGTTCACTGATATCCGCCAGTAAATCTCCATAAAGTTCTTTAAAAGATGGATGCAGTTCCAGGTTTCTGGCAGCAATGTAGCAGTTAGAAGTCCTGATGGTTTCAATGATCTCGTTTAGATCGAGTTTTTTTGTATCGTTATCCAGGGCATCGTCAAAGTTGACTCCCAAGTCGTTGAGCCCTTTTGAAAACATCACCCTGTCTTTGGGAAGTTCTTGAAGAATTTTAGAAATGCTTTCGATAGTTAAGGCCGGGTGATCCGCCATTGTATGGCGAAACTCAAAAGGTCCGCGGTCTAGTTTAAAGTTCTCAAAATCCCCTTCGAAACATTTTAAGCTCTTCATTGCTCTTGCCCTATTTTTTCAAAAATATATTCCTTAAATGCCCATTTAACTGCGATTCAAAATCGCGGAAATTATTCTTCTTATTGCTCATAAAAGTCGTCGAGGAATAAAAATAATTCTCGCGCTTAAGAGCATCCATCCAGGACTTGGCAGAGTTCAGGGCCTCTCTTGGTCCTGAGTTATTTGCAATCGCCTCTTCTAAAACTTTAAGCTTCTTAAAAGCATGCAATCCTTCTGTGGCCAGTTCAAATCTAAGAGCAGATAAGAGCTTTCCATCTTTTGTCGGATAGAACATAACCACATCTGCCTCCCTTCCGTCAAAGTCGTAATATGGATAATTGTTAACTGCATTTGCATGCCACTCTAAGTATTGAGATAGGCCGTTTAAGCGAGCGATATATAATCCCAATCCAAAAGAAAAGCGCGGGTCATCTAGATTGGCTGCCGAAGCATTATAGAAGCCCCAGCGAAGACGGTTGTCTTTTAATCTGGAAATATCAGCTTTTGAAAGGCTGGAATAAAAACCATAAGTAAAATAGCTATTCAGTTTTGCAGAGTCTCCACCATGAAATGATCCAAATCCTCCCAATGGCATAAAAGGAAAATGCTTGCTTAATTTTTTGGCCAGCTCAATATCAGAAGCTATTTTATCCGAATACCCTCCGGCCTCATCACTGAACGTGTGAACAATTTTTGGCCATTCTTTTTTGCTCATTAACGATTTTAAATCTGAAGCTGACTTGGCGAAATAATCATCGTCTGACATTCCGGCAGGCTTCTTGTTGAGATCAATCATTGATTGAGGAAATTGTCCGCCGTAAGAATAAACTGTATCAATTCCCCACTTGGTGCTTTCCTTAAAAAGATCATTCAAATCTGAGACATCTTCAGGAAGGCCAGTGAAGGTCGTAAAGCCTGCCTCTCCCAGCTTATTTAAGGCCATGTGACGGTATTTTTTTCTCATTTCTTTATATCCGCCTCGCGGATAATAACTGTACGGAAGCGGGTCCAATCCAAAAAAGCCCACTGGAAATTCTATTTTAGGAAGCGTGTAATTTAAAACCGCAACTTCTGTTGGAAGGCTGATTTGTTCAGTGCCTTTATGGATAACAACATTCCCTTTAAAGAGACCTTTGGGAGTTTTGTCGCTCATTTTTACCTGAAGCCAAAGGTACTTATTCTGCCCCTTTTTGACAACAACTGACACATCGTTCATTGGCCTTAAGTATTTTCCCGTTAAAAGATAGGTCTCATGATTGATATCCGGTGACGTGTATTGAAAAACAAGATCACTTACGGCCACTTCAGAACCTTTAATTTTTTCACCTTTTTCATTGGTAAAATCGCTAAAGCTCCAGCTGATTTTTTCATCATTCGTGCTCGAAGCCGTTAGCTGCAGCAGTTGATAAGGAGTGTCTCCAGCGCCACCTTGAAATAACAAAGAAGTCCCGGAAGCTTTCTTGACGGCCAGAGGATTTAAGTAAAGATCTGGTTCAACAATCGCTGCTTGGAATTTTTGTGCAGGATTAATTTTCTCATTCTTGGCAATAGAATGAGTCATCCAATCAAATTCCTGCTTGTTTCTTTTTTCTAGAGCACTCTTATAGGCCAGCCCCTGAACATCGGCATTTTTATTCCAAAGCACCAGTGAGTTTAAAGATATGCCTGTCGCATCCCCTTCAAATTCAAGGTCAAGAATTCCATTAGAAACTTCTACTGTTTTATCAATTGTATGAAACACTTTTGATAAATAGAGGTCGTAAGGATGATCAAGCGGCTCAGGAGTGATACTTTCAAAACGCAGCAGATCGCTGACAAAATCAGAAGCAGACCCGCGGGTTTCTTTAAAGACCGGCGCTCCATTGGCGTAAACAGTGCGGTCTGACCAGAAAGGAACATCCCAATAGCCAAGTTTATCTACAACCAGGTTCATTTGATACTTCCCATTTGGAAGTTTCACTCTAAAATGACCGCCTAAAACTCCAATCGTGTGTCTTAACATTTCACTGGCGTATTGAGAGTCTTCGACTCGCCAGAATTTAGGTTCAACAAAACCATAACCGCGCTGGTCGTTATACGCAGTTTGAGTTGAAACTTGGGTAAGGTTGGTGTTGTTATTGGCCTTATGTGAAGTGAAGTCAAAGGCCTTCACGCCTTCCGGAATGGCCGGCATTGGGTTTGAAACTAACGAGATATTATCAATTAAGAAGTTTTTCTTCTCAAAGGAGCTCTTTGAATCAGGATCAATAACAATAAAAACTTTTTCTAGTTTACTTAAATTTACCGGACGGTTAAATCGATGAGAGCCCCTCTCCCCTACAAACTGGGTAAGTGAGAAATTGAGTTTATTCCACCCCGGAGCCAGAGTAGATTTGTGATTGACCTGCGACCAGTAATTAGTCGTTTGATTATCGGCCAACGTTAGATAGAAGTCAGTGTAGTTGTCATTCGGATTAAAGACATCCATTTCAATGCGGTCATAGGCTGACCAGTCTTTGACTGGCATTTTATCAACTTTGAAATTAAAGAATTTTTGCGGAGTAAAAGACCCCGCTTTGTTTTTTAGATCAAAAGGATGCCCGGACTCATTCTTGTCAAAAGTATAAAGAGATCTTTTTGCTGCCGCCTTAGCGATATACTTTTTTTCCGAGGCCTGTGGCAGAGGCATTGGTGCTTCAATAGAAACTTTATCATTGCCGCTTTCAACTTTTTCAAGGTAGAAGTCGTCTACCCAAATCTGACCTGGAGATTTTAAACGGAACCAGACAGTCAGGTCTGAAGCTTTAACTTTTATAGTGTATTCAATTTTTCTCCAGTCGTAGTCCCCGCTTAAATCCATAAACGGTGACACTGTACCGAAGCCTCCGTCGTAAAAGTGCCAGAAAGAAGCCCCTTCTACGCCTTTTTGCACGTCCTTTGCTCTCACGTATGTAATGACTTTATAATTTCCTGGCGAGAGGTCGTTCCATGTAAAGTAAGCCGTTTCACTTTCGCCCCAATCAGTCGAGAGCCAAAGACTGCTGCCTTCTTTATCACGTCCTTGATTGGTTACATAAGCGCCAGTACCTTCCCCATAAAAACTCCACTGCGGCTCCTTAGGAGTGAAGCTGAAGCTTTTAGAGTAAGCGCATCCGACTAAAAGAGAGAAACTCAAAACCGATGAGAGTAAATACTTTGTTTTCATAGCATGTAGATTAAATTAATTTTTTTAAGACTGCAATCAGCTCCGGGCTCTCGATGAATCTTTCATGTGAGGCCGAAATTTCATAAGTGCGAATTTCTCCTTTCACAATTCCATCCCATCCAAGCAGAGGATCGCTGTACCATCCTACTTTCTCGACATTGGCGCGAATCAGGTCAATATCACCTTCGTAGCGCTTTTTAGGATAATACTTCCAAAGGGCCTTGTAATTCGTTGACTCAATCTCATGCAGTAAAGCAGGCAGAGGCGGAAGTTTCCCAAAAAATCTGCAAACTGAGATTTGAGAATTAAGGAAAAACTTCTTTGATTTTATCAGCAATGCACTTTTTACTTTCTCAAGAAAAGTGCGCTCGTCTTTTTCGACATAATTTTGAAGATCTAAATTAGGTCCAAAAGTGTCGAACATAATAAGTTTTTCAATTTTTTCACCGGCATCCATAAGCTGAATCGCCGCTTCAAAGGCCACCATCCCCCCCATTGATCCACCAGCAAGTAGATAAGGTCCTTCTGGCTGAATAAGCCTGATTTCTCTTACGTAAGCACGGGCCATTTCTTCAACGGTCTGCAATGGAAGATCATTGGCATTTAAAAGACCTACCGATTGTAAGGCCATTAAAGGCCTGTCATTTTTTGCGGCCGGCATTAGGGTGATGTAGTTAAGAACGTTTCCGCCCACTCCGTGAAAACAGAAAAATGGATTTTTCTTTCCTGAAGCTTTAATAATGACCAGTGATTTATAAATTTGAAGTGTCTGAGGCATTACATTGGCCGCTGCCTCATAGACAGGCACTGATGTCTTCTCAATCTTGCTGTAGACAACTGTTTTAAAGCTTTGAAAGCTAGAGGCTTCAATTAGTAGGGCCAGTGGAAGATCGAGATTATATTTCTCAGAAATCTTGGCGTACATTTGAACCGCAAGAAGTGAGTTTCCGCCGACATCAAAGAAGTTATCACTCGCCTTTAAATCGCTGATGCCTAACACATCCATCCAGGTCTTTTTCATGAATGTATCAAACTCATCCTGAATGCTGGCAACTTCACTCACTTTAATTTGAGCTAATGGCTGCATTTCAACCGGAGCATTTTCTGCGATCTTGGCTGCATTCATCTTCGTTAATGTCTTTTTATCAATCTTTCCATTTAACGTCTTTGGAAGATCATCAATCGCAATAAAGTGCGATGGAATCATATAGGCCGGAAGAACTTTTACCAACTGCTCTCTTAATTTTCTTTCTTCTAAAGTCTGTTTGCTCTTAATGTAAGCCACAATTCTCACGTCACCAGCTCTGTACTCGCTAGTGATCGCTGCTGCTTCTAAAACTCCATCAAGCTTAGCAATTTGAGCTTCAATTTCACCAAGCTCAATTCTGTAACCGCGAACCTTGACCTGTCCGTCATTTCTGCCCAGGCATTCTACTTCTCCGTTTGCTCTAAAGCGCGCCAGGTCTCCTGTCGCGTACATTTTAGCACCCGGAATAAATGGGTCGGCCACAAAACGCTCTTCTGTCAGGTCACTTCTGCCAAAGTAGCCTTTCGCAAGACCAATTCCTCCAATGAAAAGCTCTCCACTCGCTCCAATCGGACGGTGTTTATGGTTTTCATCAAGGACGTATAAAGTTGTATTGTCGATTCCACTTCCAATCGTAATCACTTCGTCAGTTGGAAGCAGGCGCTTACAAGACGACCACACTGTCGTCTCTGTCGGCCCGTACATATTCCAGACTTCAAGACAAATTGGAGTTAATGTTTTTGCTAAATCAATTGGGAAGGCT contains:
- a CDS encoding sialidase family protein; translation: MMYLPRKQLLLCLLSLFVIFSCKQSDSGNGGGSTPTETTGGGGVIEEHTNTSGFVFKTISEYQFPDDPNTHIYEPRGIGGGGAMSGFSISPYSSLWFVGTDMGTLFRSINRGLSWIPVNHFQTTYSSDLDSAVGIGFSPDTDIVFHAPAGRTPMRSEDAGVTWSRITAFALASGEKIKYWRANSYDAKYMYAGTTTGLWQSRDAGVTWAKLSGVSGEARGTYIDYHTDGHIIYHATPTGIWKSVNQGSSFSRVYLPSGSTQIRAFTAGRDENKITFAFIDNNGASACSSVAGFANDWGATSMNAHYAHCGYVWIGNEAMSFTRTSKEGGDYIKMAENNSNIIVVTGSTEWIRQYGTKVWKSTDAGASWTLKLNQYNYDVTPYAPWGQDKLEYSAAALDIGWDDSGYESFDMHLRSAATMGGTGYYFLHTSKNGGDFWNAPFTKYADTGTRAKGKKWKSTGLEVTSVYRFKFHPTNSQIGYAAMADMGGMMTEDGGKTYRITKVAYNSNYDYAFDPNNDQIVFAVSGSQHDYPMEWHANAASGDEGGVYKSSNRGVSWTRISPNNSTFNRQFLSIGYDDNTNTLYAGAHGSGIARSTDGGSSWSFFNTGLPAGDKIIPQIEVDPDTGGVYALVTGNAPSFTNQASTGIYYLAPGGSSWTLLRGTVNRPAGVDANTKLWYYPTAFAVDFSNGSNRGTLYLVDYENNSNWLATGVWKSTDRGATWSRQMQFTHPTSVTLDQEDPSSVYVNGLHTVDGTWGNGGMYYTSNGGASWKKNTIPAYQSNARSATIDPNDRTQLFYTFFGSAMLYGPRPQ
- a CDS encoding sugar transferase encodes the protein MSNLAVSSNGTLDIEKFDMKSFFYTESYLFKHLTMGEKAVTIFEAGFAIFLLALFAPIMIIVAAAIKVSMGGKILYSQTRVGKDGKNFSIYKFRTMIENAEAKTGAVLASKNDPRITTLGKFLRASHLDELPQLLNVLKGDMSFVGPRPERPEFVEIYEKEIVKYTRRREVKPGITGLAQICLPYDATASEKIQYDIYYIDQRNSVVFNILISYYTAIKMVSFMKFLKN
- a CDS encoding cupin-like domain-containing protein, whose product is MITSLPEEKVMFSKGLSNLKTDFEHILREGKKGFDLNEVIENIRTGSAYIAVRNPELHPSFKNLFENICHDVGVLMKKNGTGTKPLEPMLWLFIASPGAVTPFHFDRYSNFIFQIRGSKELAVFPPRVEGIIPHKELESYMDHKDSVQEWTEEKDKSAHKYNFKSGEAVHIPFTSGHYVKNGLYDISITISIFYHTDETLMWSQAMKFNHRMRRLGITPKAVGTNPVLDRLKAYICLPLMDGLYALKEKLRTSSYASASVVIGQLGLLNVCGIDAIVVLDTIL
- a CDS encoding cupin-like domain-containing protein, with protein sequence MKSLKCFEGDFENFKLDRGPFEFRHTMADHPALTIESISKILQELPKDRVMFSKGLNDLGVNFDDALDNDTKKLDLNEIIETIRTSNCYIAARNLELHPSFKELYGDLLADISELLKLNKTGNKVLEPMIWLFIASPNAITPFHFDRSSNFIFQIRGSKELAVFPPRVEEIISAKDIETYLERASALPPWREELDRFAHKFNFKAGEAVHIPFVSGHYVKNGPEDISITMSIFFHSNETMKWTSAMKLNNRLRRFGLKPKAVGNSPLVDRLKAGLLPAVDGMFIVAKKILVLFF
- a CDS encoding glycoside hydrolase domain-containing protein gives rise to the protein MKTKYLLSSVLSFSLLVGCAYSKSFSFTPKEPQWSFYGEGTGAYVTNQGRDKEGSSLWLSTDWGESETAYFTWNDLSPGNYKVITYVRAKDVQKGVEGASFWHFYDGGFGTVSPFMDLSGDYDWRKIEYTIKVKASDLTVWFRLKSPGQIWVDDFYLEKVESGNDKVSIEAPMPLPQASEKKYIAKAAAKRSLYTFDKNESGHPFDLKNKAGSFTPQKFFNFKVDKMPVKDWSAYDRIEMDVFNPNDNYTDFYLTLADNQTTNYWSQVNHKSTLAPGWNKLNFSLTQFVGERGSHRFNRPVNLSKLEKVFIVIDPDSKSSFEKKNFLIDNISLVSNPMPAIPEGVKAFDFTSHKANNNTNLTQVSTQTAYNDQRGYGFVEPKFWRVEDSQYASEMLRHTIGVLGGHFRVKLPNGKYQMNLVVDKLGYWDVPFWSDRTVYANGAPVFKETRGSASDFVSDLLRFESITPEPLDHPYDLYLSKVFHTIDKTVEVSNGILDLEFEGDATGISLNSLVLWNKNADVQGLAYKSALEKRNKQEFDWMTHSIAKNEKINPAQKFQAAIVEPDLYLNPLAVKKASGTSLLFQGGAGDTPYQLLQLTASSTNDEKISWSFSDFTNEKGEKIKGSEVAVSDLVFQYTSPDINHETYLLTGKYLRPMNDVSVVVKKGQNKYLWLQVKMSDKTPKGLFKGNVVIHKGTEQISLPTEVAVLNYTLPKIEFPVGFFGLDPLPYSYYPRGGYKEMRKKYRHMALNKLGEAGFTTFTGLPEDVSDLNDLFKESTKWGIDTVYSYGGQFPQSMIDLNKKPAGMSDDDYFAKSASDLKSLMSKKEWPKIVHTFSDEAGGYSDKIASDIELAKKLSKHFPFMPLGGFGSFHGGDSAKLNSYFTYGFYSSLSKADISRLKDNRLRWGFYNASAANLDDPRFSFGLGLYIARLNGLSQYLEWHANAVNNYPYYDFDGREADVVMFYPTKDGKLLSALRFELATEGLHAFKKLKVLEEAIANNSGPREALNSAKSWMDALKRENYFYSSTTFMSNKKNNFRDFESQLNGHLRNIFLKK